The following are encoded in a window of Arthrobacter sp. NicSoilB4 genomic DNA:
- a CDS encoding GAF and ANTAR domain-containing protein, producing the protein MLSQPFNPLPLDELTAVFARIKDLLLTQDKVDRALEVLVQAVGDAIPGSAGAGISLFDAHGRGSSIAATALVVEQADAAQHDLGQGPCLAAWTAGTTVLIHDAATDARWPLWSEAVASLPVRSLVSTPLAAAGGPIGTLKVYASLPAAYTSATGQLLEKFAVPAATLLAHIQGPGTPRHLSGPLKGALAGRDTTNRACGMLMERDGLTAEQAFHELLRRARTSGAPLSRVCSDLVDGRA; encoded by the coding sequence GTGCTCAGCCAACCATTCAACCCCCTCCCCCTCGATGAACTGACCGCAGTCTTTGCACGCATCAAGGACCTGCTCCTGACCCAGGACAAGGTGGACCGCGCCCTGGAGGTGCTGGTCCAGGCGGTCGGGGATGCCATTCCGGGATCGGCCGGGGCGGGGATCTCACTCTTTGATGCGCACGGCCGCGGGAGCAGCATTGCGGCGACGGCGCTGGTGGTGGAGCAGGCGGACGCCGCCCAGCACGACCTGGGCCAAGGTCCTTGCCTCGCTGCGTGGACGGCAGGAACAACGGTGCTGATCCACGACGCCGCCACGGATGCCCGTTGGCCGCTCTGGAGCGAGGCCGTCGCGTCGCTGCCCGTCAGGTCCCTCGTCAGCACACCGCTGGCCGCGGCCGGCGGACCCATTGGAACGCTGAAGGTCTACGCATCCCTGCCGGCTGCCTACACCTCGGCGACCGGGCAACTGCTGGAGAAATTCGCCGTTCCGGCGGCAACCCTGTTGGCCCACATCCAGGGCCCAGGAACCCCCCGGCACCTCAGCGGTCCGCTCAAGGGCGCGCTTGCCGGCCGGGACACCACCAACCGGGCGTGCGGGATGCTGATGGAACGCGACGGGCTGACGGCAGAGCAGGCTTTCCATGAGCTGTTGCGTCGGGCCAGGACCAGCGGGGCCCCGCTGTCGCGGGTGTGTTCCGATCTCGTCGACGGCCGCGCGTGA
- a CDS encoding GAF and ANTAR domain-containing protein has translation MELNPADARDTALGPRDALPITPAELAQRLGNLARELQHEEDTESMLAGIVHAALELVPHAADASVSLITGRRTIDSRAASSDLPRLVDALQSETGQGPCLDASYEERVVSVPDLSTDQRWPDFSRAAFDLGARSMLSFQLFVDGDHLGALNLFGRDVGVFDAESERIGALVAAHAAVAVAGNQQVSQLTQALDTRDLIGQAKGILMERYKITAQQAFMLLSRASSELNIKLHDVAEQLTISGEMTKKR, from the coding sequence ATGGAGTTGAACCCAGCAGACGCACGTGACACGGCACTCGGCCCGCGGGACGCACTCCCCATCACGCCGGCCGAACTGGCTCAGCGACTGGGAAACCTGGCGCGTGAACTGCAGCACGAGGAGGACACCGAGTCCATGCTGGCAGGGATCGTGCACGCCGCCCTGGAGTTGGTCCCGCATGCGGCAGACGCCTCGGTCAGCCTGATCACCGGCCGCCGGACGATTGACTCACGGGCGGCATCCAGCGACCTTCCGCGCCTGGTGGACGCCCTCCAAAGCGAAACAGGGCAGGGACCCTGCCTGGACGCCTCCTATGAAGAACGCGTCGTCAGCGTTCCGGACCTCAGCACGGACCAGCGGTGGCCGGACTTCTCCCGGGCCGCTTTTGATCTCGGAGCGCGAAGTATGCTCTCCTTCCAGCTCTTTGTGGACGGAGACCACCTCGGAGCTTTGAACCTTTTCGGTCGGGATGTGGGCGTCTTCGACGCCGAATCCGAGCGGATCGGGGCGCTGGTGGCTGCCCACGCCGCCGTAGCCGTCGCCGGAAACCAGCAAGTCAGCCAGCTCACCCAGGCCCTGGACACCCGCGACCTGATCGGGCAGGCGAAGGGAATACTCATGGAACGCTACAAGATCACCGCCCAGCAGGCATTCATGCTCCTCTCGCGGGCCAGTTCGGAGTTGAACATCAAGCTTCACGACGTGGCGGAACAGCTGACCATCAGCGGGGAAATGACGAAGAAGCGCTGA
- a CDS encoding DUF6221 family protein has translation MDIVEFLSERISEDEAVARTLLSDRTVSKSGAWYEQRLLLECEAKRRLILIVESARQAALAAMVSDTDQDVSWIPQSLEWMEQSLNSLALPYYDHPDFDQDWLRA, from the coding sequence GTGGACATCGTGGAATTCCTGTCCGAACGGATCAGCGAGGACGAGGCCGTGGCGCGGACCCTCCTCAGCGACCGGACTGTCTCGAAATCCGGCGCCTGGTACGAACAGCGGCTGCTGCTCGAATGCGAGGCCAAGCGACGCCTGATCCTCATCGTGGAATCCGCGCGTCAGGCGGCTCTCGCGGCGATGGTCAGCGATACAGACCAGGACGTGAGCTGGATCCCTCAATCGCTTGAATGGATGGAGCAGTCGCTGAACTCCCTAGCCTTGCCCTACTATGACCACCCGGACTTCGACCAGGACTGGCTCCGCGCCTAA
- a CDS encoding S8 family serine peptidase, whose protein sequence is MAGGLVAALPATGAEQEQKYIVVLKDGLADAGTAAAAQQGTYGLTVSTVYRDALNGYAATMTASAAARLAADPGVDFITVAREFERPEDAGPSTQLAPLWWLRIGGALPDNGQQWGHGPIDVNVAVIDSGIDAGHPDLNVRGGIDCSTGSPVKVTSTDDVGHGTFVAGVIGAKDNNLGVIGAAPGTPLWSVRVVDDAGLITEEMLICAIDWVTATRKDKNPDNDIAVANISIGGPGVETANCGKGTDPMHYAICRSVNAGVAYAVAAGNDGLDIARTVPATYDEVLTATAIADFDGKPDGLADPICGNEDWGTAGQVDDQPAFFSNFASQPKDKAHTVAAPGVCMTSTAPGGYGVAHGTSFASPAVAGSLALCISDGACEGSGKDVMSQFLELTAAYNKEHRGFGFEGDPFRPIKGQYYGYLAQIADY, encoded by the coding sequence GTGGCCGGAGGGCTCGTCGCGGCCCTCCCCGCCACCGGCGCCGAGCAGGAACAAAAATACATTGTGGTGCTGAAGGACGGGTTGGCTGATGCTGGTACCGCTGCCGCGGCCCAGCAAGGCACCTATGGCCTCACCGTTTCCACGGTGTACCGCGACGCCCTGAACGGATACGCCGCCACGATGACGGCATCCGCCGCCGCCCGCCTGGCTGCGGATCCGGGTGTTGATTTCATCACCGTGGCGAGGGAGTTCGAGAGGCCCGAGGACGCCGGGCCGAGCACCCAGCTGGCTCCGCTGTGGTGGCTGAGGATCGGCGGGGCCCTCCCTGACAACGGTCAGCAGTGGGGCCATGGCCCCATCGACGTCAACGTGGCTGTGATCGACAGCGGCATCGACGCCGGCCATCCGGACCTCAATGTTCGCGGCGGCATCGACTGCTCCACGGGCTCCCCGGTCAAGGTGACCTCCACGGACGACGTCGGTCACGGGACTTTCGTGGCCGGCGTGATCGGCGCAAAGGACAACAATCTGGGCGTGATCGGTGCGGCGCCGGGAACCCCGCTGTGGTCCGTGCGGGTAGTTGATGACGCCGGTCTGATCACGGAGGAAATGCTCATCTGCGCCATCGACTGGGTGACAGCGACGCGCAAGGACAAGAACCCCGACAACGACATCGCGGTGGCCAACATCAGCATCGGCGGCCCGGGCGTCGAAACCGCCAACTGTGGCAAGGGCACGGATCCGATGCACTACGCCATCTGCCGCTCAGTCAACGCCGGGGTCGCCTACGCCGTCGCGGCCGGTAACGACGGTCTCGACATCGCCCGCACAGTCCCTGCCACCTACGACGAAGTGCTGACCGCCACGGCGATAGCGGATTTCGACGGCAAGCCGGATGGCCTCGCGGACCCGATCTGCGGGAACGAGGACTGGGGTACGGCCGGGCAGGTGGACGACCAGCCGGCGTTCTTCTCCAACTTCGCCAGCCAGCCCAAGGACAAGGCCCATACCGTCGCCGCCCCCGGAGTCTGCATGACCTCAACGGCGCCGGGCGGCTATGGGGTGGCCCACGGAACCAGCTTCGCCAGCCCCGCAGTGGCCGGTTCGCTGGCTCTGTGCATCAGCGACGGAGCGTGCGAGGGCTCGGGGAAGGACGTGATGTCCCAGTTCCTGGAGCTGACAGCCGCCTACAACAAGGAGCACCGCGGCTTCGGCTTCGAAGGTGACCCGTTCCGACCGATCAAGGGGCAGTACTACGGATACCTGGCCCAGATCGCTGACTACTGA
- a CDS encoding DUF1992 domain-containing protein — protein sequence MSGESNGAFRRRVERAAELRALRISGMTVQEEEELAAAEAKERDLRAKFDDAARAEYLIRDAMAQGKFDHLKYAGKPIPGLGDTYDPDWWVKGLIERENLGGIGPQAILLRTEDAGLDARIDELHSEKQVRELLDDFNARIVNARRQLQGGPPVVTKTRDVEAELRRWRERRAALAAAVADREAVQEPEVSRRWWRRIRSGS from the coding sequence ATGAGTGGCGAATCGAACGGGGCGTTCCGGCGCCGGGTGGAGCGCGCGGCGGAACTCCGCGCACTCCGGATCAGCGGAATGACGGTCCAGGAAGAGGAAGAGCTGGCCGCCGCCGAAGCGAAGGAACGGGACCTGCGCGCGAAGTTCGACGACGCCGCCAGGGCCGAATACCTGATCCGCGATGCCATGGCGCAGGGAAAGTTCGATCACTTAAAGTACGCCGGCAAACCCATCCCGGGCTTGGGGGACACGTACGACCCGGACTGGTGGGTCAAAGGCTTGATCGAGCGCGAAAACCTCGGCGGAATAGGTCCCCAGGCCATCCTGCTCCGCACCGAGGACGCAGGGCTCGACGCCCGCATCGACGAGTTGCATTCCGAAAAGCAGGTCCGCGAGCTCCTGGACGACTTCAACGCACGGATTGTTAATGCCCGGCGGCAGCTGCAGGGCGGACCGCCCGTTGTCACCAAGACCCGCGACGTCGAGGCAGAGCTACGGCGCTGGAGGGAACGCCGCGCGGCGCTCGCAGCCGCCGTCGCTGATCGGGAAGCGGTGCAGGAACCGGAGGTCAGCCGCCGCTGGTGGCGGCGGATCCGGTCCGGTTCCTAG
- a CDS encoding long-chain-fatty-acid--CoA ligase, with protein MENTDQQPWVKNYQPGVPARIELPTESLVDMLDRSVAEAGTAPALEFFGRRTSYAELGEQVDRAAEGLRRLGVRAGDRVALILPNCPQHVVAFYAVLRLGAVVVEHNPLYTARELRHQFEDHQARVVIVWDKAAAAIRDFPSDVEIDHIVSVNLLEAFPAVKRLALRLPVKKLRASREALTGPAPGTIGWKALLGHGRIDPEHPRPSVDDLAAIQYTSGTTGRPKGAMLTHFNLYSNALQGEAWMQGAEYRKEIFYAILPMFHAFGMTLYLTYGIRKQGLLVLFPKFDPDLVLDAMKKSPATVYCAVPPIYERTAMAAKEKGISLRSCKFCISGAMNLPDHVVELWESVSGGLLVEGYGMTESSPVALGNPFHPTRRNGTIGVPFPSTLMKVADLDDPALEVAPGQPGELLLKGPQVFQGYWNNPEETAKTLTADGWLRTGDVVTVDGDGFTTIVDRAKELIITGGFNVSPTDVETVLRLHKDVKDAAVVGKPLERGGEMVIAAVELEPGSMLDEDVLREHCREHLAGYKVPKRIVTIPDMPRSMLGKILRKQVREQVLPTL; from the coding sequence ATGGAGAACACGGACCAGCAGCCCTGGGTGAAGAACTACCAGCCGGGCGTCCCCGCCCGGATTGAACTGCCCACGGAGTCGCTCGTGGACATGCTGGACCGCTCCGTGGCCGAGGCCGGCACGGCCCCTGCCCTGGAGTTTTTCGGGCGCCGCACCAGCTACGCCGAGCTCGGCGAACAGGTGGACCGCGCCGCCGAGGGCCTGCGCCGCCTGGGCGTCCGCGCCGGCGACCGGGTTGCGCTGATCCTGCCAAACTGCCCGCAGCACGTCGTCGCCTTCTACGCGGTACTGCGCCTCGGCGCCGTCGTCGTCGAACACAACCCGCTGTACACGGCCCGGGAACTCCGCCACCAGTTCGAGGACCATCAGGCCCGTGTGGTCATCGTCTGGGACAAGGCAGCGGCGGCCATCCGGGACTTCCCGTCCGACGTCGAGATCGACCACATTGTCTCGGTCAACCTTCTGGAGGCGTTCCCCGCCGTCAAACGCCTTGCCCTGCGCCTGCCGGTCAAGAAACTGCGGGCGTCCCGCGAAGCACTGACCGGACCCGCCCCGGGAACGATCGGGTGGAAAGCACTCCTGGGCCACGGACGGATCGATCCGGAACACCCCCGCCCCTCGGTGGACGACCTCGCCGCGATCCAGTACACCTCGGGAACCACCGGCCGCCCCAAGGGCGCCATGCTCACGCACTTCAACCTGTACTCGAACGCACTGCAGGGCGAGGCCTGGATGCAGGGGGCGGAGTACCGCAAGGAAATCTTCTACGCGATCCTGCCGATGTTCCACGCCTTCGGCATGACGCTCTACCTCACCTACGGAATCCGCAAGCAGGGCCTGCTGGTTCTCTTCCCCAAGTTCGACCCGGACCTGGTGCTGGACGCCATGAAGAAATCGCCCGCCACGGTCTACTGCGCGGTCCCTCCGATCTACGAGCGGACTGCCATGGCCGCGAAGGAGAAAGGCATCTCGCTCCGGTCCTGCAAGTTCTGCATCTCCGGCGCCATGAACCTGCCGGACCACGTGGTGGAACTGTGGGAGTCGGTCTCCGGCGGGCTCCTCGTGGAGGGCTACGGTATGACCGAGTCCTCGCCGGTCGCGCTGGGAAATCCTTTCCACCCCACCCGCCGCAACGGCACCATCGGAGTGCCGTTCCCCTCGACCCTGATGAAGGTCGCCGACCTGGACGATCCCGCCCTGGAGGTGGCACCCGGCCAGCCCGGGGAGCTGCTGCTGAAAGGCCCGCAGGTGTTTCAGGGCTACTGGAACAACCCGGAGGAAACGGCGAAGACCCTCACTGCCGACGGCTGGCTGCGGACCGGCGACGTGGTGACCGTGGACGGCGACGGTTTCACCACGATCGTGGACCGGGCGAAGGAACTCATCATCACCGGCGGCTTCAACGTCTCGCCCACCGATGTGGAGACGGTGCTGCGGCTGCACAAGGACGTCAAGGACGCTGCCGTCGTCGGAAAGCCACTCGAACGGGGCGGCGAGATGGTGATTGCCGCCGTCGAACTCGAACCGGGCAGCATGCTGGATGAGGACGTCCTCCGCGAACACTGCCGCGAGCACCTGGCCGGCTATAAGGTCCCCAAACGGATCGTCACCATCCCTGACATGCCGCGTTCGATGCTGGGCAAAATCCTCCGCAAACAGGTCCGCGAGCAGGTTCTGCCGACGCTCTGA
- a CDS encoding glycosyltransferase, whose amino-acid sequence MLDFNFRPTASVVICSYTEQRWELLMDVIDSVHAQTLQPDQVIVVVDHNEDLYKRLVAAVQDVTLVESTGLQGLSGARNTGVGLATSEIVAFLDDDAVAAPDWLEKLTALYDDSDVLAVGGKVEPAWEGGRPGYFASELDWIVGCSHRGMPKVASEVRNVIGANMSFRLQVLQQVGGFNLSLGRQGTKPLGCEETEMCIRAAVGSPGSRIVYEPAALVHHHVPVQRGTFRYMLERSWSEGMSKAQVSHIVGHKRALGPERRYVRRVLPRAVFSALSAWARGADSDGLRRAGATVAVLAATVAGYLRGRRVAQGSGSLLSGSGSTPVPLSGPPWREAS is encoded by the coding sequence ATGCTTGACTTCAATTTCCGGCCCACGGCCTCCGTTGTCATCTGCTCCTACACGGAGCAGCGCTGGGAACTACTGATGGACGTCATTGACTCCGTCCACGCCCAGACGCTTCAGCCCGATCAGGTGATCGTAGTGGTGGACCACAACGAGGACCTCTACAAGCGGCTGGTGGCGGCCGTTCAGGACGTCACCCTGGTGGAGAGCACCGGGTTGCAGGGGCTTTCCGGGGCGCGGAACACGGGCGTTGGCCTGGCCACCTCGGAGATTGTGGCGTTCCTGGACGACGACGCCGTGGCAGCCCCCGACTGGCTCGAAAAGCTGACGGCGCTCTACGACGACTCCGACGTCCTGGCAGTTGGTGGGAAGGTCGAGCCGGCGTGGGAAGGCGGCCGGCCCGGTTACTTCGCCTCTGAACTGGACTGGATCGTCGGATGCAGCCACCGCGGCATGCCCAAGGTGGCCTCTGAGGTGCGCAATGTCATCGGCGCCAACATGTCCTTCCGCCTCCAGGTGCTTCAGCAGGTTGGCGGCTTCAACCTTTCCCTTGGACGCCAGGGAACGAAACCGCTGGGATGCGAAGAGACCGAAATGTGCATCCGGGCGGCTGTTGGCTCCCCGGGCTCCCGCATAGTGTACGAACCGGCAGCGCTTGTGCATCACCATGTTCCGGTCCAGCGCGGAACCTTTCGGTACATGCTGGAGCGTTCCTGGTCGGAGGGTATGTCCAAAGCCCAAGTCAGCCACATCGTGGGACACAAAAGGGCGCTGGGTCCCGAGCGGCGCTACGTGCGCAGGGTCCTGCCCCGAGCAGTCTTTTCCGCACTGTCGGCTTGGGCCCGCGGTGCCGACTCCGACGGTCTGCGCCGGGCAGGCGCCACCGTGGCCGTCCTTGCAGCCACGGTCGCAGGATATCTCCGCGGACGCCGGGTCGCCCAAGGCTCAGGATCGCTGCTGTCCGGTTCGGGCTCAACGCCGGTACCCCTTAGCGGCCCTCCCTGGCGGGAAGCCTCGTAA
- a CDS encoding glycosyltransferase family 2 protein: MVASPRASVSVVIPTLNEEMNLPWVLRRMPSYVDEVVIVDGRSHDHTIDVARALRVDVVVVAEPRKGKGIAVRAGFAAASGDIIVMLDADGSMDPQEIGWFVSPLQHDYDFVKGSRYVTGGGSEDLTWLRNTGNRVLTGLANTVLRSNYSDLCYGYIALRRECLEFLELESDGFEIETELIVRAARAGLRIAEVPSFELDRISGVSNLQTFRDGWRVLRTLARECTQWEAPTAGARPEALRRVKYTYPNVRFARTPTDPHSLLTLAEGA; the protein is encoded by the coding sequence ATGGTCGCCTCGCCGAGGGCTTCGGTGAGTGTGGTTATTCCGACTCTTAACGAAGAAATGAATTTGCCCTGGGTTCTGCGGCGCATGCCTTCATATGTGGATGAAGTGGTCATCGTGGACGGACGCTCCCATGACCACACAATCGACGTCGCCCGGGCACTGCGGGTCGACGTCGTTGTGGTGGCTGAACCCCGCAAGGGTAAGGGCATCGCCGTCCGTGCCGGCTTCGCAGCGGCGTCGGGAGACATCATCGTGATGCTCGACGCGGACGGGAGTATGGATCCGCAGGAAATCGGCTGGTTCGTTTCTCCACTCCAGCATGACTACGACTTCGTCAAGGGCTCGCGCTACGTGACCGGGGGCGGGTCGGAGGACCTGACCTGGCTGCGGAACACCGGGAACCGGGTCCTGACGGGGTTGGCGAATACCGTTCTGAGGAGCAATTACTCCGACCTCTGCTACGGCTATATCGCGCTCCGCCGGGAATGCCTTGAGTTCCTCGAACTGGAGTCGGACGGCTTCGAGATCGAGACGGAGCTGATCGTCAGGGCAGCCCGCGCCGGCCTCCGCATCGCGGAAGTGCCGAGCTTCGAACTCGACCGCATCTCCGGCGTTTCGAACCTGCAGACCTTCCGCGATGGGTGGCGGGTCCTCCGCACCCTGGCACGGGAGTGCACGCAGTGGGAAGCGCCGACCGCGGGGGCACGGCCCGAAGCCCTCCGACGGGTGAAGTACACCTATCCGAATGTCCGGTTTGCCCGCACGCCCACGGATCCGCACAGCCTGCTCACCTTGGCGGAAGGAGCATAA